The DNA segment tATGCAAAATACTGAGGCACTAATCTCTCTTTTCTTCTCTGCAATCTCATAGGAAATTCAGCATTGGCCTTTTGatgattttcttataataatgTTCTTATAATTGTTTCACAATTCTATataaataattgtagaaaatcattttgaaaGTATCTGTACCCAGGCGACTCAAAATATTCCCTAAAAACTCCTGGAATATTTTAATGGATGGTTCcgagatatttgtaaaattttccagGAAGGTTTCTGGAAGTAGTTAAATGTCCGCCTATCCAGAAAGGTTCCCAAGGATAGTTCGGAAAATTTTGGTGGGAAATATCattcatcaaattaattaaatttatataataagaaAAGTTTCATGAACATTTTCAGAACGAAATGTTTCAGGAATGCTAAGGCAAATTTTGTGCTACCTGAGTagttaaatcaataataatatttaacaaaaaattaaagcaaaaatataGTAACTGCAaactaattaatgtttttatcttatattaatatatttaggatttcaaatcatttaagcGATTTCAGATTATGGCtacaagatttcaaatgattttaaagatttttaaacgtatcagcagatttttaaggattccaaagtatttccaaatattcataaaaattcaaggaaatttaaagaattttgtaggctttctagattttttaaatgaggtatagagaactttggaaaataaattaaatcaaagttaatttcaatggattcttaatgatttaaaatttttcaagggattttaagatcttacaaggaattttacaagatttaagggattttattgaATCCCCCAAGGATTCcatggaatttcaaaaatcacTAGTTATATGAGCGGCTTTTTGTAAAGTTTTGAtagattagtttaatttaattgaattcaaggaatttccaaacgTATCAGgagaatttgaaagattccaaagtatctaaaaagattttcaaaatttcaaggctaatttgaagaatttggtaggttttataaagatttaaaagtatgtgtagagaactttggaaaataaatcaaataaaagtgAGTTCCAATAGATTCTTagtgatttaaaatgttttaaggggTTTAAGGTGCTACAAGCAATTTCACtcgatttaaaggattttatttaattactaaggctttcatggaatttcaaagataagtttaatttaattgaatttcagggattttaaggGCTTTCAAACGATTAAACGGACTTCACGGTTTTGAAtcttttatgatattttcaaacatttcaacaaattttaaagtttttcgtccgttttcaaggcatttaaaaatatttctatgggtttcaaggaatttcggaAGGTTTCGAAACACCAAAAGAAAACTTAGAggacttgacttttttttaaactttccagcAGTTTTAAAGGCTCtccaataatttgaagagattgatAAATTTCAggagaattcaaacaatttcgtTAGACTTTCAACGTTTTAATGGTTTCTTTatagaactttgaaaaaaaattgaatgaaaataaatttcatggaattgtaagaaaaattgcaaatatttctacttattttaacaTATTGTTACGATTTCCAAAAAGGTATTCCAAATAGgttataagattttaagggacaattaagtttttttaacagatatcaatgagattttaatcaattttcgagATATCAAgagaatttattaacattttctttgtAAACTTTGCGCAAAATCTCTATTTTTTGTAACCTTCTTATGGCATAATGTGATCTAAAATAATTTGTTCCTATATAGTTTCGCTGCTttcgaaattaattcttttcttattttcttattatttatccTTATACTAAATATGCTATAATCGTTTTATAATCgttcattaaagaaaaattattatacgaGTATGTCTAtaataattgaaccgctggcgaccaaaaggggacacggccggattcagcctgagaaggattgtcctgagtgtcaattttaaaaatctttctaatttcaattttaagaactgatatttgtagagaatttcaaggcgcatcttttttcctcttgcaaaaatttataggttttgtagtttttcagataattgttaaaaaatggattttttgaaaacgaaaaattccaatcttttttcacttcaactcgcgctaatttagccaattttcatcatttcctgatttccccaatacaaagtacgtttttaagtcttctgaaactatctaagaaagaaaaacgagaatattgtaataaacaaaaaagttattaatttttttttgaggcaatgcaaaaatcataaattttaaccttcaagcgcctcgtttagcgaacgaatattaagctacggaaagctttcagtgagaaagctgttcattaaggttcaaagaagttttctggaaagttttagatcaattggattaatatttcaaaaaatatgaatgttttaaaatccaagcggtaatcttgacgctgcccaaaaacgtgccaggccggctacgtacgcgttgcagcgaacgacgtgaagcagtgtctccagaacgtgggaaaacattgcaaaagatttcaaatattctcaaagcatctgaaaaactttaaaggttttttttttaattttacagaattgaaaaaaaatcaggaaaaatttaaatagttttaaaagattagagattggaaggtctgacaagattagagaaacataattatttttctaataatcgtgtgaaagttttaaataattttttatttaaaaaaatgtactttaaaaaaaattcaagcagatttttaaacacatcaaacgatttcctaaaatgcacaagaagagtgtagaagatttttaagcaaaatgcttcaattggataagatttaaaaattaaaaaaagtaaataatcaagtgaattcaggaagtatttagtagacttgatgaaattcaaaaaattttaactttagaagtgttttagaaatgcAACATAAACTTGAGGAACTTTAAAGGAATCTCGAAAGGTTCtaggagaataaacatagtttcataaaatgcttgggaaaatttagaagaaaggaaatttttttctacattttgaatgatttttttaatttttgataaaaactcgagagagttaccaatatcttgaagaattgaaaacgtttcaaattgataagaaattttcgtaatattttttttgatcttttaaaataaaattaaaatgtcttaaatatctccgaggatcttttctgacacatctgatatattcgaaaatcttaattttttaattttcttaaaaatcttataataattatttacatctgaaattataaacaaattgatcatacttattttattgtatatgaaatctttaaaaaacctctaatgccttaaaatacttatctcaacattgcaaaatttagcttttataattttattgtaattgtaaaaaaattgtaattaaaattgattgtaaataattgtaaaataaatccaacaaaatttatttcatgaagaaatatctcatgattataaaaagagaaaaaaatggtaaaggtaagactttgtatcattttaataattaatgaacatatttttagattatttttccttgattctggccgagggtcaaataTGGTAcgaaaaaccgtcgtgaaattttaaaaataaaactgtactctctatacattaatttttttaattaaaaataataatacttttataaatattgtcaacatttatttgaatatgatacacattgatttttatttttaaaattcctgtaaatagatggtgttttttaaattttacgatatttgtgtaccatgtttgaccttagggaataattttcaggaataaaattataaaaatatatccattaattagtaaaatactatgaagaatcgcctttcaaattatagttgaagttaaagaaatagatatttctcttatcgtttttcagcatttgatttttcacttaacgtaaagcagattaaaatacacttaacaaataaaaataagaaagttcagatattcatgcagttttctgttaagaaaatcccacacattttttaatgaaattcctttccgcaccacattcaaaggaTAATTTTACAACAACATTACATTCCTTTACAAcattattgttttcaaaaaaatattagaaaaattcgagtctttttaaaagatgtttagggcatttagaagtttggaagatttcaacgaatatttgatgaattttgagaattttgttcaagtttttaaatatttctaatacggttaaaacaaaataaattccaaaaaaatattttataactgactacatttttcttaaaatgttgaaaaagcatttaagatgtaaaaaacttgacttatataatctactaaagttttcacaggaattttaagaaaaataattttatctccttgaaatctttcggaattcccttaaagcttctagagtttatttttttgaaatctttgaaaatttacatttccaaaaaatgtaagtttaaaattagattttaatctctaccattctactaaatatttcttgaatttacttgattttttacgTTTCTTAAAACTtgttaatcttatcaaattgaaacattttgctttaaaatcttctgcactcttcttttaaattttaggaaatcgtttgatgtgtttcaaaatctttttgaattttttttaagtacatttttgtaaataaaaattattaaaaattttcaaacgattattagaaaaataattctttttttctaatattttcagaccttctaatcttctaatttttgagaattatttaaatttttcctgattcttttgcaagttttaattattttattttttaattgtttaaaaatttctgaatacttcgtaaacttactaaaatttaaaagcaaattttacaaacaaacataaagataacaaaaaatggttcaacaaaattgcgcaagaaggcttaataagaatgaaattccttttttttctaaaattatttaatatggaaaaattacgaaataattttaaaaaattctgatctcttttttaattttctctcacaaatcattccattccatttttggttgaaaaataattttttaaatgaaaatctaactatatgtttaaaaattgaactattctggctgtaaattcgattgtgtttttttttacatttttcaattgcataaaattattcttcttgtttaaaaattcatctattttaatcaagaattcatttctttggaagaaaatgcattttttcgtgaatcttcttttattttggtataaaatggttgaaagttcatccattgtttggaaattaaactattttgttaaaaaattgttggttgtaaattgatttttttaaactgataatgtaaccgtttttcgttgaaaatttatctattttgttaacaacaatttttattgttttaaaattgattttgaaaatttagaattctgttttcggtagaaagttattggtttgaaaattaaactatgtgtttgcaaatttagtttttgcttggaaatttaaatactttgttgaaactttgattttttgggattgataattatttttcaactaaaatttatctattcaatttttcgttaaaacattataattttagttgaaatataatttctttcgttgaaaattccattttttgtctgaaaatttaactggtccaTTTCTgatcgaatacttttttttttttagtttaaaattcgtttctatagatgaaaattgaacaattttgttgaaacttttttttcttgaaaaattttctttttagttataaatttatcttctttgttggcgaataattcttctttaaacattcatttgttttagataaaacttaatttcttttgttgaaaattggcatttatttgggtttaaaaattaattttttcaactgcaaacttcagtataaactacaatgtttaagttaaaaaatgtatttttaaaagtaatttcttaggttgaaaaattaaactattttgtcgaaaatttgttttttatttgttaaaaatccattgtttactaaaaatatgactaaggcatacagccctaaatttgaaacattttggacccagaagtcttgtctcctatctCTATTTACatcaagtcaattatatttgccctttcgcaataagcctaatagttctaaggtaactcgggatttcaaaatctgaaaacatttgaggagcagctagatcgtcattcgtgaggtcggaagagctcgggttcctgctcgtgcattttcggatttacaaaggctgggcttcgcagtatttaacagagccgactcacggacacgctacgtttgaatgttgAATGTTTGAATGctgacgtgaaggtcaagtcaatcttaacaaaacaaatgcacaacagtaactttttttgtcaccttctatgaaattctacaaataaagcatagaatcagcgaagtaattgtttcttataatagttggaaaagcatttttttgagattattgagattttttagatatttttgagaatattaattaaaaggaaaagatattaaaatgaaacaaggtagaaaaagaacaagaaatgaagattcgtggattaaaaataagaaaaaatgttccagaaatcaggtacgattggaaaccgtcaatacaatttttaaataaattttaatcataaatttaatattttatgactttttttattcttcattttttaaataatccttttactgaactatataaaatatgtagatagtctaaagtaattatttaaaatttttaatgacgaatttaatagcattatttgttatttctttaggaaaaagaatacattacaaagtctaaaactaaaaaagacggtatttcTAAAGATAtactaatcccagagagatctttcaaacctattgaatcctgctgtggagaaaaatgttaccaaaagttttcaaatgtgcaacaagaaaaagtacatacaaatttttggaatctcgggaactataatgaacaaaatgtgtttctcagaggattgttaaaatgcaaggatcctattcaaacgaatgcaggtgaaaaactaggacggttaattcattggatatatttatttcctactgacgaagaaaatgttccgatttgtaagaaatttttttgtgcttttctatgtttgggcaaaagaagaattgaaaatgttcaaaaaaagatttttaataagcagcctttaaaaaatttggcaggtggagtacgcgaaagttgtcttaaattaacgaaaaattttaaaaaaatgattgaagagcattgggaatcaattccacatcacattTCACAtgacaaacgaaattctaccaacctaaaatattttgataatccttcattaaatcttgtaaaactttacaaattattcggaaaatattataaagaaaaaacgggggctaaattgacaataagtcaaaccgtttattttaagtattttaaccgaaatgttagcttcagttttaaattacctagaactgacgtgtgcaatacttgctacaaaaacgagacaaatggagacactcaggacaatacttctcggGCTGAattcggccgtgtccccttttggtcacCAGTGGTTCAAttcttaaataatgttttttcgtATGGGTTATGCAATATCATGCGATctctataaaatttataaaagtctatctaaattctataaaatgtaTGGAGTCTTTAGTAATTTTATGCTACATTATACAGCTACATAGAAGCAATCTTTCGCAATCCGATGCAATCTTCCAGTATTGCAATCTAGTGTACACCAAAAATAGGAATAATTAGCCCTTCATAAAAAatgcacaaataaaaaatagaactatAATCATAATATAAAATTCTCACAAAACGTTAAAAGAACTCACTTGATTATGGTCCATGAATAATTGGGCAAGTTAATTTGTTAGCGTTTGCCAGGCTAGCGTCCAATTTCTGGTCCGACCCGCACGGTAACGctgttttgatgaatttttttttcgcgtTTGTGAAAGCTGCATCTTGTAAACATTTATTCTTCTGTTCCTTCTGGGGCCAATTCTCCTTAGTCTGTTTTTGGCCTACATCTTCAATAGACTTAAGATAATTATTGTAAGCATTTTTGATTCTATCCCCTCTCGTTTTTTTGTTATCTTTGTTACAATCTTCGTCCATCTCGctcttttttatatcaaaaatacaTTGTAACATTTCATCTGAGTTATAAATTGCTCCCTGCGGAGTATTGCAATTAATGGAGCATTCTGAGAtaccttaaaaataaatgatttttcataaatatgaactatttttgaaactatttttcgataaaattatacactttgtaaaaatcgtttttcacaTCTCATGCAAAAACTATGATTACATAATTAAGAATGAAACAATGTGCTtacataataaagaatatttttagagagtttataaaatgtgtttattttttcttgactttttttggtAATATATGTTGTCATAATaataaaacacaaataaaaatacCCGGTTGTTTTCACCGTTGTTTCTACTTGTTAAACATATGTGATTTTcaagcttttaaagttttaaaatttgtttaaaggcaAAGAGTAGAACATAATTTTATAACcgacgattaaaaaaaagaagttcaacAAAGTAACAAATTACGACAGCATATTTCAATATTGAGTACAAAATTAACAAAGCAGCgaagatttgattgaaaatataaaaagtcgatttttaccagaaaacaaccgtagatttttaaatatttttttccaatttggcCTTATTTGgatatattttgagaattttgtctGAAAACAACAGgagatgtaaaaaatattgctcagATACAAATTTGCTACGAAAAAGAGCTCTCactctttttttatatcttgcattATTTAggacaaaaattcgaaaattatattttcagaaaaaagtcttCAGACCTCGAAACTGGGTTAGCTAGTGTACTATGGGCTTTAGGAAGGAACTCTGACATTCTTTTATATCTTTCGTTGTTTccgaaaaaatactaaaattacattttgtgcagaaaaaaacataaatgtcggttttttgcaaaaattgacttttcatatTTCCAAGCCAATCGTCGCCACTTTGTTAATTTTGATCTTTGATcctggaattttaaaagaaattggaacatcaaaattagataaaaaattatttaattttgaaaaaaatgtttaaataaacggaaaaattcaaatatcttcttgaattatttgaaattttttaatatcaaaagaaACATTTGGTCTTAGATAGTTGTGATAGGATATTTCATTCTCTTTTCACTAATTTTATGCATTATCTGAGAAGAAATTGAGCCGTAAAGAATATATgacaaacattaatttaatttttttccagtttcgacgatttttaaattttatttgaggcTTTAAAGGAAGCTGATGCTTTTTCCTTTGAGAGGTTTTGAGGAAAGAAAATGGGATGGTAACTACTCGTTTATGTAAATAAACGTTAAGTTCCCTGGTTAgcaatttttaaaagccctaaataaaacaaaactaaacTATCTGTAAATAGAATCTCGAAGGTTTCCACTTCACTTCTTTATTATGCTTAATCATCAATCATGTTCACTTCTTTATAAAGGAAGTCAAAATGACAAAATACAAATAGGTCAATCAAACTCTCTCGAATCAAGGAgccttttctattattttatgaacttttgattatgttaataaaatagtttttcattttaaaacagatCTTTCAAAGTATAATATCAATTTCCATAACATCAATGCCTTATGCCTTTGAACACAGAGTATTAATATTACAGGTCAACCTATTTTTCTCAAATCAAGAAATTTTCtccattttatatcaattttaaactatgttaatgtaaaaagttaaactatataaaaccaattttttatatattaaaaatgaccACAATCTttcttactcttcaataaaatatGATCATATTATAGGTCAAAGGACTTGTCTCGAATCAACGAATTGTttctattcttgcatcaactttaaattaggcaagtaagaatattttttctataaaagttgtttttttaaataatataaatgaccataacttgGTATCAATATTACGCGTCAATCTTCAGATCTCAAATCATGAAATCTCATATATTCTAGGGGCAACTTTtgattatgttaatgaaaaaagttttactatgaTATTAGTGGTAAAATAAGCtcttcaaatttcataaataaatctgCAACTTTCTTCAAGCTGTCATGTTCATAAGAAAATGGGACATCCACGTATACATACATCCGGTTGATTGTTGAGAACAttgtgttaaacattttttaattggggAAAGTTAAGTTTATCAAATGAAAATGTTGTCGAAATTGTTATCATTACAAAACCTTATCTAAAAGAAAGCAAACTATTCCAAACTagtttaaaagttacattttcttttgcactttattttgaagctcaagtaattattttaaaaaattctaataatcgATGAAAATGTcgtgaaaaattacctttcacCGGAAAACAAAAGTAAACTCCTCCTCCTTTGTAAATATTTATCCCAATAGCAACATTTTTTCGATACGTTATTATCTTGTTGATTTACATAGACATGTAGTAAAAATTACTCGACCCaggataaaaatagaattttcacagCGAtgctaattttttagttaaattcagatTGGAAAACGTAGCTTACTATACATGGTGGGACTTTTCCAAGGACTAATCGCAGTTATATTAGCTCCGTCTTTTAAACAGTGTATAAAacttgcaattcaaaaaaaaattaatttcttgaattcttgagAGGTGGCTAATAAATTCTTTGTGTGTAAATCCAAGGAAGATTGTAAAATTTCTTCTATATACGAAAACaccaaaaattagataaatttaattttcatacctATAAAAATTGCCATCAAAGCTAAGATTAACAACTTCATCTTGAACGtgtagaaaaataaactgatGTCGAGAAACTGATCTCGGTCCATTTCGAGGGCCATTTATATACTGAGATTTTTAACAGAGTAAATTTCAAAACGACGAAAACTTACACATGATGATAAGTTGCCCACCTGTATTTGCTATTCATTTAGCTGCATTTGAAAACATGTTTACGAAAAATATTTgcttttgtaaaaatgttattttcaggcTTAAAACTATAGGTCAGAACACCAGAATTTATAATTACcatttaaaattccagaaattttaaattttaattaattttaaaacttactcCTTTTGTCTCAACCAAGAGCAAAGTTATGCATCactttaaaaacttgtttctttaactgcaatttttttatcCAACGTGAATGcagctttcaaaaaataaaaaatgtgtttagttgaaaaaatgactgttctttttctaaattaaagaaatgagAATTGTTATACTATtggattgataaaaaaatgcactgtctaTGGTGATAGAGTGGTCTGTAACTTTATCCCAATTCTCAGCTTGTTCAGAGTGAACTTgacgaaattttcaaatgaaattttcattaaccAATATATTGATTTCGGTCGAATAAAGTACTTTcggaaattcaagaaataatttatttgagcTCATCATTTTATATTAggaaaattatgataaaataaaagttctttAATCATACGCATTTACCAAGATCCAATTGGGAATGGAAAAACAAGACTTGTTTAAACAGATCATTTATTTAACCTTATTAATatccttttaatttgaattatcatGGACACACCGCAAAATATGATGAAATAAAGTACAACAACATGCACGTGAGAAACATCGAAATCGAAAACAATGTGAGGGTTCAAATAGcgaatattgaagaaaataaataacaacTATCACGTGGCTGTAACGGCGTTTTTCAAGAGTACGACAGCAGTGGAATTGATGAAAACACTGGAAAATATGAGTTATAGAAAAAAGCTGTAGACATTTTCTaatatatacttataattaaacaCTAACTCtttatttcattttgttaatttattaatttttttaaagctcaatattgctacaaataataagtaattagAATGAACCTACATACAATTATAACATTAAAGTATATCCTTATACGCGGGAAAAGAAATTGGTTCCCTATTTACTAACCGGGGGAGATTACAGATTTGAAAACTGCTATTTGCAGCTTTcctattcgattttttaattttgaagatttgaaattagtaactctttaatttttaaagatgcataaataaaaatggttaaattctgaTAATTTGTAAGATCAAAAGTCGggagctttaaattttaaatcttccaaattgatgaaatttaaaatgtaaatcatcaaaattccagaatttttaattgtaaaacataaaaattcacaatttttaatcgtCAATGTTTTATAtgagaaatcttaaattttaaagatcaacaattcaaatttttacaatttcttgaattttaaaaatgtaggtttGGAAATTATTTCATCATTAGTATTATATGTGTTTCCAATGAATGTAACTTTCAATatgttttttaatagtttaattttgaatatttgcatctggttaaaattttatcttttagtgTTAGAAGTCATCCATTTTGGTtaatatcctttttttttgttaaaaaattaaatcctctgttgaaaatttgttttattttgttgcgattttttttaatcaaatagaaagttaatcttcttgatggcaaatgattcttcttggttgaaaattaactgaaaatgttttcgtacaatttttggttgacaatttatccttctcaaatgaaaattcacaaattttgtggaaaagttaagaattttcttgaaaacttcactttcttggtggaaaattaattttccctgtTCCGAATTTcatcctatttttttttaaatgtcattcttTTTATAGAGCAGCAAACATTTATGCTGGAATTTCTTCTAAGTTCAAATGTctttagatttattattttttgag comes from the Belonocnema kinseyi isolate 2016_QV_RU_SX_M_011 chromosome 6, B_treatae_v1, whole genome shotgun sequence genome and includes:
- the LOC117175690 gene encoding uncharacterized protein LOC117175690, producing the protein MKLLILALMAIFIGISECSINCNTPQGAIYNSDEMLQCIFDIKKSEMDEDCNKDNKKTRGDRIKNAYNNYLKSIEDVGQKQTKENWPQKEQKNKCLQDAAFTNAKKKFIKTALPCGSDQKLDASLANANKLTCPIIHGP